From the Nitrospirota bacterium genome, one window contains:
- a CDS encoding HD domain-containing protein: MMRDVLLKQMDLLVETVRQDLGGRRSQRDEEAANRLWEETRETRRLVLESLERMDKRAEENRKDFLGVLERITVLTEESRRRSSQEEAARAAEEGRDTRRLMLEAVQKMDERSQESRQEFASTLERITRAFEQRPQPAPDEFVERRDAESNKALLRLVLETTEQMGERSNMLFNRLATFLGAPQAPPAPRRYGIGMPDPRLSAPVRDLHPAASGPQPVPSPLAPALSPAVRRDFQSESFLAGQRYENLRFHLTRTMAEASAYKALLIAPAIEKALQVVIDDIPENNSAYLDRIFHCPPASYKRGFKLHHCLNVGLISAMLGHELGLSRWELFELALGGFFHDIGMLDRRWAFILEPRELRGPERKLIRIHPMEAQPFFRNIEKDFPLLPVIAVQHHEREDGSGYPYAIRGEEIHPWSKIVGMADEMEALARPRPQRAARPILEFFASRSDPSSARFSSALWKASFRCVTLYPPGSRVLLSSGSQGTVVQVNPDEPLRPVVRVETQLRPGTQPRYLDLRASPQLRIIQLAA; encoded by the coding sequence ATGATGCGCGACGTGCTGCTCAAGCAGATGGACCTGCTGGTGGAAACCGTCCGTCAGGACCTTGGAGGCCGGCGATCGCAACGAGACGAGGAGGCGGCCAACCGGCTGTGGGAGGAAACCCGGGAGACCCGGCGGCTCGTGCTGGAGTCGCTTGAACGAATGGACAAGCGGGCGGAAGAGAACCGGAAGGATTTTCTTGGCGTGCTCGAACGTATCACGGTTCTCACGGAGGAATCCCGACGCCGGTCCTCGCAGGAGGAAGCGGCGAGGGCCGCCGAGGAGGGGCGGGACACACGCCGCCTCATGCTGGAAGCCGTGCAGAAAATGGACGAACGGTCGCAGGAAAGCCGGCAGGAATTCGCATCCACGCTGGAGCGGATCACGCGAGCGTTCGAGCAACGGCCCCAGCCGGCCCCGGATGAATTCGTGGAACGCCGCGATGCGGAATCCAACAAGGCGCTGCTCCGGCTGGTTCTTGAGACGACGGAGCAGATGGGCGAGCGGTCGAACATGCTCTTCAATCGCCTGGCCACATTCCTCGGCGCCCCCCAGGCTCCCCCCGCACCCCGGCGATACGGCATCGGCATGCCGGACCCGAGGCTCTCGGCGCCGGTCCGAGATCTCCATCCCGCAGCGTCCGGTCCCCAGCCGGTGCCCTCGCCCCTCGCGCCGGCCCTTTCCCCGGCCGTGCGAAGAGACTTCCAATCCGAATCTTTTCTCGCCGGGCAGCGCTATGAAAATCTGCGATTCCACCTGACGCGAACCATGGCCGAAGCTTCGGCCTACAAGGCCCTCCTCATCGCACCGGCCATTGAAAAGGCCCTCCAAGTGGTGATCGACGACATTCCCGAGAACAACTCGGCGTACCTGGACCGGATTTTTCATTGTCCACCGGCCTCGTACAAGCGGGGCTTCAAGCTCCATCATTGCCTGAACGTCGGGCTGATCTCCGCCATGCTGGGGCATGAACTCGGTCTATCCCGCTGGGAGCTTTTCGAGTTGGCCCTCGGAGGATTCTTTCACGACATCGGGATGCTCGACCGGCGATGGGCGTTCATCCTGGAACCCCGCGAGCTCCGCGGGCCCGAGCGCAAACTGATCCGCATCCACCCCATGGAGGCCCAGCCCTTCTTCCGCAACATTGAGAAGGATTTTCCGCTGCTGCCCGTCATTGCCGTTCAGCACCACGAGCGGGAAGACGGAAGCGGCTACCCGTACGCCATCCGGGGGGAGGAGATCCATCCCTGGTCCAAGATTGTGGGGATGGCCGACGAGATGGAAGCGCTTGCCCGGCCCCGGCCCCAGCGCGCCGCACGGCCCATTCTGGAGTTTTTCGCTTCTCGAAGCGATCCCTCGAGCGCCCGATTCTCCTCTGCCCTGTGGAAAGCCTCCTTCCGGTGCGTAACGTTGTACCCGCCCGGCAGCCGCGTTCTGCTTTCGAGCGGTTCCCAGGGAACGGTGGTTCAAGTCAACCCTGATGAGCCGCTGAGGCCCGTGGTGCGCGTGGAAACCCAGTTGCGGCCCGGGACCCAACCCCGATACCTGGATCTTCGGGCCTCACCGCAACTCCGCATCATTCAGCTGGCGGCGTAG